TGGTCACTGGGGAAAGCGCACAGCCAATTGCAGAGCCAAAGGCGTTTGTTAGCAGGAAGATGGCCATGATAAAGGATTTCATGGTCACTGGGGCCTTGGAGTAAGCGTACTCTAGACCAGTGATGGAGGCGAAAATTTCGGAGAAAGCGATCAAAACGTAGGCGGGAACTTGCCAAGCGATGTGGATGTGGTTTGGAGTGTTTTCGGCCATTGGATATTTATACCATGGGCCGGATTTGTAGATAAAGTGTTGCAACACGGCAGCCCACACCATGGCTGCAGCACCAAACATGAATCCCCAAAAGATCTTGGTGATTGGTCTGAAAGGGGTGAATTTTCTGATGTATGGGTAGAGGAAGTATTCACAGATTGGAATGAATACAATTAGGGCGATCGAGTCAATCGCTTGGAAGAAGTCATTGGGCAAACCATGTAGCTCCATTGTACCACCAACACTGACAAAAGTGTTAAGCATTTGACCGTAACAGACCCAGTAAACAGGGTAGAACAAAAACACTTTACAAGCGCTCAAGGATCTCACAATTTCGTCAACGAATTTGTCAGTCCATGGGAAAGCCCTATCTGGGGAAACACTTGGTTTAGCTGCCTCGAAATTGAACTTGTTCTTGATTGCGATACCAACAACCTTGAAACATTTGGAGATGACTTTGTCACCGACAGGTGGTTTCACGTAACTGTTCTTACCGACAGCGAGAACGATAACAGCAATccagaagaaacagaaagGTAGCAAATAGGCGGCCCAGAAACCAACATGAGCTTCCAATTCAGTGGTGGCAATGACAGATAGCGACCCGATGTTGATCATCAGGTAGAAAATCATAAAcacattttgcaaagtaatGTTAGGATCCTCAATCACACGAGTACCATCCTTCTTAGTAATAACACGATGACGTTGCTTTGGAAACTGGTCAGCAATCAACACAGAAATATTAGACTTAATCATACCAGTGGCGATACCGATCAGAATGATTGCAGCAATAAACCCACCTGTGGCTGCATTCTGCGTAGTGATACTTGGAATAGAAGTAACaaacaagatcaaaatACCAATCACATAGACACCAGTACCCCAACAGATAGTGTTGTACTTCCCGATATACGTATCGGACAACCAACCTCCAAAGATAGGAGTAACATAACACCAAAACTGGAAGAAGTACGAAAGACCAGTCGCACCCTGactcttcaagttcaacagACCCGCTGGAGTGTCATCTGGACCATTCTGCATATAATTCTGGAAAG
This DNA window, taken from Torulaspora delbrueckii CBS 1146 chromosome 2, complete genome, encodes the following:
- the PTR2 gene encoding Ptr2p (similar to Saccharomyces cerevisiae PTR2 (YKR093W); ancestral locus Anc_5.698), which gives rise to MKRTETSSTDGVDSVEKQKAVEVVDDKLVEVISSHNGLEVESYDDEPTEEEMKTLKHVAGTIPFRCWLIAVVELSERFAYYGLSTPFQNYMQNGPDDTPAGLLNLKSQGATGLSYFFQFWCYVTPIFGGWLSDTYIGKYNTICWGTGVYVIGILILFVTSIPSITTQNAATGGFIAAIILIGIATGMIKSNISVLIADQFPKQRHRVITKKDGTRVIEDPNITLQNVFMIFYLMINIGSLSVIATTELEAHVGFWAAYLLPFCFFWIAVIVLAVGKNSYVKPPVGDKVISKCFKVVGIAIKNKFNFEAAKPSVSPDRAFPWTDKFVDEIVRSLSACKVFLFYPVYWVCYGQMLNTFVSVGGTMELHGLPNDFFQAIDSIALIVFIPICEYFLYPYIRKFTPFRPITKIFWGFMFGAAAMVWAAVLQHFIYKSGPWYKYPMAENTPNHIHIAWQVPAYVLIAFSEIFASITGLEYAYSKAPVTMKSFIMAIFLLTNAFGSAIGCALSPVTKDPDYVWLYVGLGVACFAAGWLFWFCFKHYNDTEEAMNALDYDEDPTMLKHSKDGIEECADFSKA